In the genome of Streptomyces pactum, one region contains:
- the ehuB gene encoding ectoine/hydroxyectoine ABC transporter substrate-binding protein EhuB, producing MARPREKDGFGIRRRSLLAGGAALAALGAAGCSRVAGADAKDGGNLLDRLRSQGTVRLGIAGEIPFGYIDKDGEFTGEAPEIARVIFKRLGVENVQPVPTEFASLIPGLRSQQFDVVSAGMYINPERCQQVIFADPDYKMLDAFIVAKGNPKDLHTYEDIVRTGAKMASGTAYAEIEYAVNAGVKRGDIAVLPDQLAGLLAVEQGRVDVFAGTTVTVHNVVEQTRSRKAEATEPFQPMVDGKPDIGAGAFAFRPGETALRDAFNVELRKMKKSGELLRIMRPFGFTEAEMTDLTAEELCKP from the coding sequence ATGGCTCGACCACGAGAGAAAGACGGATTCGGAATACGTCGCCGCTCACTGCTGGCCGGCGGTGCGGCGCTGGCGGCGCTGGGCGCGGCCGGGTGCAGCCGGGTGGCCGGCGCCGACGCCAAGGACGGGGGAAATCTGCTGGACCGCCTGCGTTCGCAGGGCACGGTCCGGCTGGGAATCGCGGGGGAGATTCCCTTCGGTTACATCGACAAGGACGGCGAGTTCACCGGGGAGGCGCCGGAGATCGCCAGGGTGATCTTCAAGCGGCTCGGGGTGGAGAACGTCCAGCCGGTGCCGACCGAGTTCGCCTCTCTCATTCCCGGACTGCGCTCGCAGCAGTTCGACGTGGTGTCGGCCGGAATGTACATCAATCCGGAGCGGTGTCAACAGGTGATCTTCGCCGATCCGGACTACAAGATGCTCGACGCGTTCATCGTGGCGAAGGGAAATCCCAAGGATCTCCACACCTATGAGGACATCGTGCGGACCGGCGCCAAGATGGCCAGCGGTACCGCCTACGCGGAGATCGAGTACGCGGTGAACGCCGGCGTCAAGCGCGGCGACATCGCCGTTCTCCCTGATCAGCTCGCCGGACTGCTCGCCGTGGAGCAGGGCCGGGTCGATGTGTTCGCCGGCACCACCGTCACCGTGCACAACGTGGTCGAGCAGACCCGGAGCCGTAAGGCGGAGGCCACCGAGCCCTTCCAGCCGATGGTGGACGGAAAGCCGGACATCGGGGCCGGCGCATTCGCCTTCAGACCCGGGGAGACCGCGCTGCGGGACGCGTTCAACGTGGAACTGCGCAAGATGAAGAAGAGCGGCGAATTGCTGCGCATCATGCGCCCCTTCGGCTTCACCGAGGCCGAGATGACCGATCTGACCGCCGAGGAGCTGTGTAAGCCATGA
- a CDS encoding LLM class flavin-dependent oxidoreductase, whose translation MADQQDVQDVQDGFIRAEALGSAPVPLSVLDLATVGAGVTAGQALRTTTELAKLTERRGFHRFWVAEHHSMPGVASSSPAVLLAHLAAHTDRIRLGSGGVMLPNHAPLVIAEQFGTLEALAPGRIDLGLGRAPGTDGATAAALRRTDSLNERADDFPQQLLELTRFLDDDFPDGHPYARIHAVPGPVQGRVPGGVQSPARPSIWLLGSSGFSARLAGMLGLPFSFAHHFSATHTVPALDLYREQFRPSAVLDRPYASIGVSAFAAEDERQARRQVLTGALSMLRLRTGRPGLVPTPEEAEAYPFSDFELDFVDSWLANVVHGTPDAVREGLNDLVKRTGVDEIKITTTGHGRAERLRSYELIADAYGLPVLG comes from the coding sequence GTGGCCGACCAGCAGGACGTGCAGGACGTGCAGGACGGCTTCATCCGGGCCGAAGCCCTCGGCAGCGCACCCGTGCCCCTGTCGGTGCTGGACCTGGCGACGGTCGGCGCCGGGGTGACCGCCGGGCAGGCGCTGCGCACCACCACCGAGCTGGCCAAGCTCACCGAGCGGCGCGGCTTCCACCGGTTCTGGGTCGCCGAGCACCACTCCATGCCGGGCGTGGCCAGCTCCTCGCCGGCCGTCCTGCTCGCCCATCTGGCCGCGCACACCGACCGCATCCGGCTCGGCTCCGGCGGCGTGATGCTGCCCAACCACGCCCCGCTGGTGATCGCCGAGCAGTTCGGCACCCTGGAGGCGCTGGCCCCCGGCCGGATCGACCTGGGGCTCGGGCGGGCGCCGGGCACCGACGGGGCCACGGCCGCCGCGCTGCGTCGCACCGACAGCCTCAACGAGCGGGCCGACGACTTCCCGCAGCAGCTGCTGGAGCTGACCCGGTTCCTCGACGACGACTTCCCCGACGGCCACCCGTACGCCCGTATCCACGCGGTGCCCGGTCCGGTGCAGGGGCGGGTGCCCGGTGGCGTCCAGTCCCCGGCCCGGCCGTCGATCTGGCTGCTGGGCTCCAGCGGGTTCAGCGCGCGGCTGGCGGGGATGCTGGGGCTGCCTTTCTCCTTCGCCCACCACTTCTCGGCCACCCACACCGTGCCCGCGCTGGACCTGTACCGCGAGCAGTTCCGGCCCTCGGCGGTGCTGGACCGGCCGTACGCCTCCATCGGCGTCTCGGCCTTCGCCGCCGAGGACGAGCGGCAGGCCCGCCGCCAGGTGCTCACCGGTGCGCTCTCCATGCTCCGGCTGCGCACCGGCCGGCCCGGCCTGGTCCCCACCCCCGAGGAGGCCGAGGCGTACCCGTTCAGCGACTTCGAGCTGGACTTCGTGGACAGCTGGCTGGCGAACGTGGTGCACGGCACCCCGGACGCGGTGCGGGAGGGCCTGAACGACCTCGTCAAGCGGACCGGGGTGGACGAAATCAAGATCACCACGACGGGGCACGGCCGGGCCGAGCGGCTGCGCTCCTACGAGCTGATCGCGGACGCCTACGGCCTGCCGGTCCTCGGCTGA
- a CDS encoding putative bifunctional diguanylate cyclase/phosphodiesterase has translation MSGPPDGQGRAPRSTPPTITQRHTRPGIDGGGAAPGDYRAAWYAAHLAMAVVDRDGRVTDANPALRELLGTDLAGLLARGAAELAGLREDPVLWSEYREVLLGERRQLSCTRRLEPAGGGRARWAEVRIEPLPDGGEGFLLTLVDVSERRELQARLRHLQMHDSVTRLPNRSLFFERLAAALRQAAGTGDGTGRIGLCYLDLDGFKAINDTLGHRVGDRLLGAVAQRLTECAAPGGHLVARLGGDEFALLVEDSRGTEQLCELARTVLAALQRPFDVGGQRLSVSASIGLVERPAAETHATWLMQAADTTLYWAKADGKARWTLFDPERNAHRMTRQALSSTLRPAVEREEFVLEYQPLVGLVDGVVRGVEALVRWEHPRFGRLSPNRFISLAEENGAIVPLGRWVLETACRQARHWMLAHPRAPLLVSVNVAVRQVWDSDLVADVGAILGRTGLPPDLLQLELTESAVMGSAGRPLEALQQLSDMGVAIAIDDFGTGYSNLAYLSRLPVSTLKLDGSFVRGFRPEEPANPADETIVEALVELAHRLGLTVTAECVESAEQAERLARIGCDTGQGWFYSRALPAEQISAMIGGYATAVGGS, from the coding sequence GTGAGCGGACCCCCTGACGGCCAGGGTCGCGCGCCCCGCAGTACGCCGCCGACGATCACTCAACGTCATACTCGGCCCGGCATCGACGGCGGCGGGGCGGCCCCCGGTGACTACCGTGCGGCATGGTACGCCGCACACCTGGCGATGGCTGTCGTGGACCGCGACGGCCGGGTGACGGACGCCAACCCGGCGCTTCGTGAGCTGCTCGGCACCGATCTCGCCGGCCTTCTCGCGCGCGGCGCGGCGGAGCTGGCGGGCCTGCGGGAGGACCCGGTGCTGTGGAGCGAGTACCGCGAGGTGCTCCTCGGCGAGCGGCGGCAGCTGTCCTGCACCCGGCGGCTGGAGCCGGCCGGCGGCGGCCGGGCCCGCTGGGCCGAGGTGCGGATCGAGCCGCTGCCGGACGGCGGGGAGGGGTTCCTCCTCACCCTGGTGGACGTCAGCGAGCGGCGGGAGCTGCAGGCGCGGCTGCGCCATCTCCAGATGCACGACTCGGTGACCCGGCTGCCCAACCGCAGCCTGTTCTTCGAGCGGCTGGCCGCGGCGCTGCGACAGGCGGCCGGGACCGGGGACGGCACCGGCCGGATCGGCCTGTGCTACCTGGACCTCGACGGGTTCAAGGCGATCAACGACACGCTCGGGCACCGGGTCGGCGACCGGCTGCTGGGCGCCGTCGCCCAGCGGCTGACCGAGTGCGCCGCGCCCGGCGGCCACCTGGTGGCGCGGCTGGGCGGCGACGAGTTCGCCCTGCTGGTCGAGGACTCCCGGGGCACCGAGCAGCTGTGCGAGCTGGCCCGGACGGTGCTGGCGGCGCTGCAGCGCCCGTTCGACGTGGGCGGTCAGCGGCTGTCGGTCTCGGCGAGCATCGGCCTGGTGGAGCGGCCCGCCGCCGAGACCCACGCCACCTGGCTGATGCAGGCCGCCGACACCACGCTGTACTGGGCCAAGGCGGACGGCAAGGCCCGCTGGACGCTGTTCGACCCGGAGCGCAACGCCCACCGGATGACCCGGCAGGCGCTGTCCAGCACGCTCCGGCCGGCGGTGGAGCGGGAGGAGTTCGTCCTGGAGTACCAGCCCCTGGTGGGGCTGGTGGACGGGGTGGTGCGCGGGGTGGAGGCGCTGGTGCGCTGGGAGCACCCGCGGTTCGGCAGACTGTCGCCGAATCGGTTCATCTCACTGGCCGAGGAGAACGGCGCGATCGTGCCGCTGGGCCGCTGGGTGCTGGAGACCGCCTGCCGCCAGGCCCGCCACTGGATGCTGGCCCACCCCCGGGCACCGCTGCTGGTGAGCGTCAACGTGGCGGTGCGCCAGGTGTGGGACTCGGACCTGGTGGCGGACGTGGGCGCGATCCTGGGCCGGACCGGGCTGCCGCCGGACCTGCTGCAGCTGGAGCTGACCGAGTCCGCGGTGATGGGCTCGGCCGGCCGGCCGCTGGAGGCGTTGCAGCAGCTGAGCGACATGGGGGTGGCCATCGCCATCGACGACTTCGGCACCGGCTACTCCAACCTCGCCTATCTGAGCCGGCTGCCGGTCTCCACGCTCAAGCTGGACGGGTCCTTCGTCCGCGGCTTCCGGCCGGAGGAGCCGGCCAACCCGGCGGACGAGACGATCGTGGAGGCGCTGGTGGAGCTGGCCCACCGGCTCGGCCTGACGGTCACCGCGGAGTGCGTGGAGAGCGCGGAGCAGGCCGAACGGCTCGCCCGGATCGGCTGTGACACCGGCCAGGGCTGGTTCTACTCCCGGGCGCTGCCGGCGGAGCAGATCTCGGCCATGATCGGCGGTTACGCGACGGCGGTCGGCGGCAGCTGA
- a CDS encoding response regulator transcription factor: MVRVLIAEDMRMLRQALVALLELEPDIDVVAELSNGSDIVPRSRELRPDVAVLDIDLPGMDGLSAAAALHTAVPECRTMILTSLGRPGNLRRALAAHVSGFLLKDSSPDTLSHAIRSVAKGERVMDPQLVLAALDDEPQPLTPRELEVLLHASQGENAAQIAARLYLSAGTVRNYLTSVVTKLNARNRVDAIRIAREAGWL, encoded by the coding sequence GTGGTCAGAGTTCTCATCGCCGAGGACATGCGGATGCTGCGCCAGGCCCTGGTGGCGCTGCTGGAACTCGAACCCGATATCGACGTGGTGGCCGAGCTGTCGAACGGCTCGGACATCGTGCCGCGCAGCCGGGAACTCCGCCCCGACGTCGCCGTCCTGGACATCGATCTGCCCGGAATGGACGGGCTGTCGGCCGCGGCGGCACTGCACACCGCGGTGCCGGAGTGCCGCACGATGATACTGACCAGCCTGGGCCGGCCCGGCAATCTCCGGCGCGCGCTCGCCGCCCACGTCTCCGGGTTCCTGCTCAAGGACAGCAGCCCCGACACGCTCAGCCACGCGATCCGCTCGGTCGCCAAGGGGGAGCGGGTGATGGACCCGCAGCTGGTCCTGGCCGCGCTCGACGACGAGCCGCAGCCGCTGACCCCGCGCGAACTGGAGGTGCTGCTGCACGCCTCGCAGGGGGAGAACGCGGCGCAGATCGCGGCCCGGCTGTACCTCTCGGCGGGGACCGTACGGAACTACCTGACCTCGGTGGTGACCAAGCTCAACGCCCGCAACCGGGTGGACGCCATCCGGATCGCCCGGGAGGCCGGCTGGCTGTGA
- a CDS encoding pentapeptide repeat-containing protein, protein MSRKSRTLSIEAVRSGLRADCASCFGLCCVALPFAASADFAVGKEAGRPCANLREDFSCGIHARLREEGFAGCTVFDCFGAGQKVSRTTFDGRDWRRDPATARQMFQVFPLMRQLHELLWYVTEALALPAATPVHGELRGALRRLDRLTAGSAETLLATDVAAVRDEVNALLLRAGDLARAEVPGPRRNHRGADLIGARLRGADLRGASLRGALLIAADLTGADLRTADLIGADLRDARLDGADLTGALFLTQAQLNAARGDAATRLPATLTRPAHW, encoded by the coding sequence TTGTCCCGGAAGAGTCGAACCCTGTCCATCGAGGCGGTGCGGTCCGGCCTGCGCGCCGACTGCGCCAGCTGCTTCGGACTGTGCTGCGTGGCGCTGCCCTTCGCCGCGTCGGCGGACTTCGCGGTCGGCAAGGAGGCCGGCCGGCCGTGCGCCAACCTGCGGGAGGACTTCTCCTGCGGCATCCACGCCCGTCTCCGTGAGGAGGGCTTCGCCGGCTGCACCGTCTTCGACTGCTTCGGCGCCGGCCAGAAGGTCTCCCGGACCACCTTCGACGGGCGGGACTGGCGGCGGGACCCGGCCACCGCGCGCCAGATGTTCCAGGTCTTCCCGCTGATGCGACAGCTGCACGAACTGCTCTGGTACGTCACCGAGGCCCTGGCCCTGCCGGCGGCCACCCCGGTCCACGGCGAGCTGCGCGGTGCGCTGCGCCGGCTCGACCGGCTCACCGCCGGCAGCGCCGAGACGCTGCTGGCCACCGATGTGGCGGCGGTCCGCGACGAGGTCAACGCGCTGCTGCTGCGCGCCGGCGACCTGGCCCGGGCCGAGGTCCCCGGCCCCCGTCGGAACCACCGGGGCGCCGACCTGATCGGGGCCCGGCTGCGCGGCGCGGACCTGCGCGGCGCCAGCCTGCGGGGGGCGCTGCTGATCGCCGCCGACCTCACCGGGGCGGACCTGCGCACCGCCGACCTCATCGGGGCCGACCTGCGGGACGCCCGGCTGGACGGCGCCGACCTCACCGGCGCGCTCTTCCTCACCCAGGCCCAGCTCAACGCGGCCCGGGGCGACGCGGCCACCCGGCTGCCCGCCACCCTCACCCGCCCCGCCCACTGGTGA
- a CDS encoding M6 family metalloprotease domain-containing protein, whose product MLTALVAVVATTVVAGPARAVAFGGPCALPRGEVHHSEGLDTWNDDYPRPVRSLDALMVFLSFPDSEPYTTPAQLVSDHFPATADFFRRASYGRFHLRVHPEKRWIAMPRESTAYAIRRDWAADRRTAYLRDAVAAADPRVDFARYDLVYLVADPDAPGIDADATKVVNFDEPLTADGTPLRRLVTVFENHPPDRHVLAHETGHVFDLPDLYRRPGGDDGGDWDTLVGDWDLMGSQFGLAPDPFGWHKWKLGWIGERQVDCVHTPGTTLHTLEPVGAPMTAGVPGTDTRTRLVVVRTGPARAVAVEARGTYGNDAGICAEGVLVYRVRSDVASGEGPVRVLDGHPHSEGCPEESVHPELADAPLGVGERLEAGTDGVRVEVRGRTTSGAWTVRITRDGPP is encoded by the coding sequence ATGCTGACCGCACTCGTCGCGGTGGTCGCCACCACCGTCGTCGCAGGTCCGGCGCGTGCCGTGGCCTTCGGCGGCCCCTGCGCGCTGCCCCGCGGCGAGGTTCACCACTCCGAGGGACTGGACACCTGGAACGACGATTACCCGCGGCCGGTACGGTCGCTGGACGCCCTGATGGTCTTCCTCTCCTTTCCGGACTCCGAGCCCTACACCACCCCCGCCCAACTGGTCTCCGACCATTTCCCGGCCACCGCCGATTTCTTCCGCCGCGCCTCGTACGGGCGGTTCCACCTCCGCGTCCACCCCGAGAAACGGTGGATTGCGATGCCGCGGGAGTCCACCGCCTACGCCATACGGCGCGACTGGGCGGCCGACCGCCGTACCGCTTATCTGCGGGACGCGGTGGCCGCGGCCGATCCCCGGGTGGATTTCGCCCGGTACGACCTCGTCTATCTGGTGGCCGACCCGGACGCCCCGGGCATCGACGCCGACGCCACCAAGGTGGTGAACTTCGACGAGCCGCTCACGGCGGACGGCACCCCGCTCCGGCGGCTGGTCACGGTCTTCGAGAACCATCCGCCCGACCGGCACGTACTGGCCCATGAGACCGGGCACGTCTTCGACCTGCCGGACCTCTACCGGCGGCCCGGCGGCGACGACGGCGGCGACTGGGACACCCTGGTCGGCGACTGGGATCTGATGGGCAGCCAGTTCGGCCTGGCTCCCGACCCGTTCGGGTGGCACAAATGGAAACTCGGCTGGATCGGAGAACGGCAGGTCGACTGCGTGCACACCCCCGGGACCACCCTGCACACCCTGGAACCGGTGGGCGCGCCGATGACCGCCGGGGTGCCGGGCACCGACACCCGGACCCGGCTGGTCGTGGTGCGGACCGGCCCCGCCCGGGCGGTGGCGGTGGAGGCGCGCGGCACCTACGGCAACGACGCCGGGATCTGCGCCGAGGGCGTGCTGGTGTACCGGGTGCGCAGCGACGTGGCCTCCGGCGAGGGGCCGGTGCGGGTCCTCGACGGCCACCCGCACAGCGAGGGCTGCCCCGAGGAATCGGTCCACCCGGAGCTGGCGGACGCCCCGCTGGGGGTCGGGGAGCGCCTGGAGGCCGGCACCGACGGGGTCCGGGTCGAGGTGCGCGGGCGGACCACCAGCGGCGCCTGGACGGTGCGGATCACCCGCGACGGCCCGCCCTGA
- the ehuA gene encoding ectoine/hydroxyectoine ABC transporter ATP-binding protein EhuA — protein sequence MDATDEIIRFDKVTKRFGGNTVLDDLCFSVAPGKHVTLIGPSGSGKTTILRLLMTLTRPDEGTITVDGEYLTHEERRGRLVPAGEKHTREVRKKIGMVFQQFNLFPNMRVLQNVTEAPVHVLGMDKDAAEQRARELLELVGLGTKCNDYPTRLSGGQQQRVAIARALAMRPRVLLLDEVTSALDPELVAGVLDVLRDVARTTDVTMLCVTHEMNFARDISDEVLMFDAGRVIEKGTPEKIFSDPEQDRTREFLSAVL from the coding sequence ATGGACGCCACGGACGAGATCATCCGCTTCGACAAGGTCACCAAGCGCTTCGGCGGGAACACCGTCCTGGACGACCTGTGCTTCTCGGTGGCACCCGGCAAGCACGTCACCCTGATCGGCCCGTCCGGCTCGGGCAAGACCACCATCCTGCGGCTGCTGATGACCCTGACCCGGCCGGACGAGGGGACGATCACGGTGGACGGGGAGTACCTGACCCACGAGGAGAGGCGCGGCAGACTCGTGCCGGCGGGCGAGAAGCACACCCGCGAGGTGCGGAAGAAGATCGGCATGGTCTTCCAGCAGTTCAACCTCTTCCCCAACATGCGGGTGCTGCAGAACGTCACCGAGGCCCCGGTGCACGTGCTGGGCATGGACAAGGACGCCGCCGAGCAGCGGGCCCGGGAGCTGCTGGAGCTGGTGGGGCTCGGCACCAAGTGCAACGACTACCCGACGCGGCTGTCCGGCGGGCAGCAGCAGCGGGTCGCCATCGCCCGCGCCCTGGCGATGCGCCCGCGGGTGCTGCTGCTGGACGAGGTGACCTCCGCGCTCGACCCGGAGCTGGTGGCCGGGGTGCTGGACGTGCTGCGGGACGTCGCCCGGACCACCGACGTCACCATGCTCTGCGTGACCCACGAGATGAACTTCGCCCGCGACATCTCCGACGAAGTACTGATGTTCGACGCCGGCCGGGTGATCGAGAAGGGGACGCCGGAAAAGATCTTCTCCGACCCGGAACAGGACCGCACCCGCGAGTTCCTCAGCGCGGTGCTGTAG
- the ehuC gene encoding ectoine/hydroxyectoine ABC transporter permease subunit EhuC — translation MTAGLWEHWLLPGIWITVQLTVLGAAFAAVVAFTVGIARTSRLWIVRFLSGLYVEIFRGISALVLMFWLFFVMPLAFEMQLLPMWAAVLALGLTYGAYGAEIVRGALNAVPAAQREAAVALSFTPAQRMRRVLVPQAVPEMIPPFTNLLIELLKATSLVSAVSVADITFAAQLSRLATGESLQIYAIVLALYFVIAFALTRLMRLLERRAKAAVGKGPDRRAAGGRRHLTGGAGPARTLAGAAGTAGAAGTAGGDR, via the coding sequence ATGACCGCCGGACTGTGGGAACACTGGCTGCTCCCGGGCATCTGGATCACCGTCCAGCTGACCGTGCTCGGTGCGGCCTTCGCGGCCGTGGTCGCGTTCACCGTCGGTATCGCCCGGACCTCCCGGCTGTGGATCGTCCGCTTTCTCTCCGGGCTCTATGTGGAAATCTTCCGCGGCATCTCGGCACTGGTGCTGATGTTCTGGCTCTTCTTCGTCATGCCCTTGGCATTCGAGATGCAGCTGCTCCCGATGTGGGCGGCGGTCCTGGCACTGGGACTGACGTACGGGGCCTACGGGGCGGAAATCGTGCGCGGCGCGCTCAACGCCGTTCCGGCGGCCCAGCGGGAGGCGGCCGTCGCACTGAGTTTCACCCCCGCGCAGCGCATGCGCCGGGTGCTGGTGCCGCAGGCCGTCCCGGAGATGATCCCGCCCTTCACCAACCTGCTGATCGAGCTGCTGAAGGCCACCTCGCTGGTCTCCGCGGTGAGCGTCGCGGACATCACCTTCGCCGCCCAGCTCTCCCGGCTGGCGACCGGCGAGAGCCTGCAGATCTACGCGATCGTGCTCGCCCTGTACTTCGTGATCGCCTTCGCCCTCACCCGGCTGATGCGGCTGCTGGAGCGGCGGGCCAAGGCGGCCGTCGGCAAGGGCCCGGACCGGCGGGCCGCGGGCGGCCGTCGGCACCTGACCGGTGGTGCCGGTCCGGCCCGGACCCTCGCCGGGGCCGCCGGGACGGCCGGGGCCGCCGGAACCGCGGGGGGTGACCGATGA
- a CDS encoding MOSC domain-containing protein: MATVVELLTYPIKGCAGVPLTEAVLTEAGIAHDRSFMVVDGDGVFRSQRGTPRLAVIRPLVGADGDRLTLRAPGTAELTVPIDRESVRRDVTLFGDPYRGIDQGQDAADWLSAVLGVPSRLVRVPPEHDRRTDGLTPGTSGYADSSAVHVISRASLDDVNRRITAAGREPLPMDRFRPNIVLDGWTEPYREDLVRRMGIGETELGYTKLAIRCAVTLVDQDRGTRAGPEPLRTLAGYRRAARGGVAFGAKFAVLRTGGLAVGDEVRVTTWGGSELGEPAPAG, encoded by the coding sequence GTGGCCACCGTCGTCGAACTGCTGACCTATCCCATCAAGGGGTGTGCCGGGGTACCGCTCACCGAAGCGGTGCTCACCGAGGCCGGGATCGCGCACGACCGCAGCTTCATGGTGGTGGACGGCGACGGCGTCTTCCGCAGCCAGCGCGGCACCCCGCGGCTGGCGGTGATCCGCCCGCTGGTCGGCGCGGACGGCGACCGGCTCACCCTGCGGGCACCGGGGACCGCCGAGCTGACCGTACCGATCGACCGGGAGTCCGTCCGGCGGGACGTCACCCTCTTCGGCGATCCCTACCGGGGCATCGACCAGGGGCAGGACGCCGCCGACTGGCTCTCCGCGGTGCTCGGCGTGCCCAGCCGACTGGTCCGGGTGCCCCCGGAGCACGACCGGCGGACCGACGGGCTCACCCCGGGCACCTCGGGATACGCCGACAGCAGCGCGGTCCACGTCATCTCCCGCGCCTCCCTGGACGACGTCAACCGGCGGATCACCGCGGCCGGCCGGGAGCCGCTGCCGATGGACCGCTTCCGGCCCAACATCGTGCTGGACGGCTGGACCGAGCCGTACCGGGAGGACCTGGTACGGCGGATGGGCATCGGGGAGACCGAGCTGGGCTACACCAAGCTCGCCATCCGCTGCGCCGTCACGCTGGTCGACCAGGACCGCGGCACCCGGGCCGGCCCGGAGCCGCTGCGGACCCTCGCCGGTTACCGGCGGGCCGCCCGGGGCGGGGTGGCGTTCGGCGCCAAGTTCGCCGTGCTGCGCACCGGCGGGCTGGCCGTCGGGGACGAGGTCCGGGTCACCACCTGGGGCGGTTCGGAACTGGGCGAGCCCGCCCCGGCCGGCTGA
- the ehuD gene encoding ectoine/hydroxyectoine ABC transporter permease subunit EhuD — protein sequence MTWDWDVAREYLPDLLEGLLVTLEATALGSLLSFALGLVWAMALRSPRRLVRWPVAGVVEFIRNTPLLVQLFFFYYVLPTWDITFSALTTGVIALGLHYSTYTAEVYRAGIDGVPQGQWEAATALSLSRGRTWYAVILPQAVRRVVPALGNYVIAMLKDSPLLALIGVVDMLQTARAEGASSFQYIEPYTMVGVAFILIAYPASLLLRVLERRLGH from the coding sequence ATGACCTGGGACTGGGACGTCGCGCGCGAGTACCTGCCGGATCTGCTGGAGGGCCTGCTGGTCACCCTGGAGGCGACCGCGCTCGGCTCGCTGCTCTCCTTCGCGCTCGGCCTGGTGTGGGCGATGGCGCTGCGCTCGCCCCGCCGGCTGGTCCGCTGGCCGGTGGCCGGGGTGGTGGAGTTCATCCGCAACACGCCGCTGCTGGTCCAGCTGTTCTTCTTCTACTACGTGCTGCCGACCTGGGACATCACGTTCTCCGCGCTCACCACCGGGGTGATCGCGCTCGGCCTGCACTACTCCACCTACACCGCCGAGGTGTACCGGGCGGGGATCGACGGGGTGCCCCAGGGACAGTGGGAGGCGGCCACCGCGCTCAGCCTCTCCCGGGGCCGCACCTGGTACGCGGTGATCCTGCCGCAGGCCGTCCGCCGCGTCGTACCGGCCCTCGGCAACTACGTCATCGCGATGCTGAAGGACTCCCCGCTGCTCGCGCTGATCGGCGTCGTGGACATGCTGCAGACGGCGCGCGCCGAGGGCGCGTCGTCGTTCCAGTACATCGAGCCCTACACGATGGTCGGCGTCGCCTTCATCCTCATCGCCTACCCGGCTTCCCTGCTGCTGCGAGTCCTGGAGCGACGCCTTGGCCACTGA
- a CDS encoding IclR family transcriptional regulator domain-containing protein — protein sequence MALKPEPTAPLHSVQYALRVLETVSDHPGGVTDAQIARRTGLPAVHLAPVLRLLRRERYVDQVLDGAYVGGEALGLLGGGPGRAAAVEDKLQQALGSLRDSVGAAVYISRYIDGEIKITQYADSPRTPRVNEWFDFRSAGHALAAGKCLLTQLDHNSRREHLSRHKTVRLTSRTTTNAKVLFNKLDSHPATVPVLDLQEYAVGTVCAAVPLTAGKAVGCLALSLPVEHAHRLRQAANTLNREAAPVLLSLAM from the coding sequence GTGGCGCTCAAGCCAGAGCCGACCGCGCCGCTCCACTCGGTGCAGTACGCCCTGCGCGTGCTGGAGACAGTCTCCGACCACCCCGGCGGGGTGACCGACGCCCAGATCGCCCGGCGCACCGGACTGCCGGCGGTCCACCTGGCACCGGTGCTGCGTCTGCTGCGCCGCGAGCGCTACGTGGACCAGGTGCTGGACGGCGCCTACGTCGGCGGCGAGGCGCTCGGGCTGCTCGGCGGCGGTCCCGGACGGGCGGCCGCGGTCGAGGACAAGCTCCAGCAGGCGCTCGGCTCGCTGCGCGACTCCGTCGGCGCCGCGGTCTACATCAGCCGCTACATCGACGGCGAGATCAAGATCACCCAGTACGCCGACAGCCCGCGCACCCCCAGGGTGAACGAGTGGTTCGACTTCCGCTCCGCCGGTCACGCGCTGGCGGCCGGCAAGTGCCTGCTCACCCAGCTGGACCACAACAGCCGCCGGGAGCACCTGTCCCGCCACAAGACCGTCCGGCTCACCTCCCGCACCACCACGAACGCGAAGGTGCTGTTCAACAAGTTGGACAGCCACCCCGCGACGGTGCCGGTGCTGGATCTCCAGGAGTACGCGGTGGGCACGGTCTGCGCCGCGGTGCCGCTCACCGCGGGCAAGGCGGTGGGCTGCCTGGCGCTCTCGCTGCCGGTCGAGCACGCCCACCGGCTGCGCCAGGCGGCGAACACGCTCAACCGGGAGGCGGCGCCGGTCCTGCTCTCCCTCGCCATGTGA